A genomic stretch from Shewanella sediminis HAW-EB3 includes:
- a CDS encoding CBS domain-containing protein, whose amino-acid sequence MKVSDIMSTQVVCISHKASLKDAHELMQSRGVRHLPVISEFDSKLVGILTHKKMISTVMAMMHKYGGNALDRKERGQLVEDLMDTEFQKLTEDEPLSIVVEYFIENKLGCLPVVDTQGKVEGIVSSSDFVKLCASLLKN is encoded by the coding sequence ATGAAAGTAAGTGATATTATGAGCACTCAAGTGGTCTGTATTAGCCACAAGGCCAGTTTGAAGGATGCCCATGAGCTGATGCAGAGCCGAGGGGTACGTCACCTGCCTGTAATATCAGAATTTGATTCGAAGCTCGTCGGTATTCTTACTCATAAAAAGATGATTAGTACAGTGATGGCCATGATGCATAAATATGGCGGGAATGCGTTAGACAGAAAAGAGCGGGGACAACTCGTTGAAGACTTAATGGATACCGAGTTTCAAAAACTCACCGAAGATGAGCCCCTCTCTATCGTCGTAGAGTACTTTATCGAGAACAAGCTAGGCTGCCTTCCGGTGGTTGACACTCAAGGTAAGGTAGAAGGTATCGTGTCCTCATCTGACTTCGTCAAACTATGTGCAAGCCTGTT